The genomic interval ATTTTTTTAGTTTTGCATTAGATAGACCAACAGATTATCTTTTTGATTATAATTACTATGGGAGGTCTGAAGATAGTGGCCTGTTCTCTCAACAAATAATTATTGCCGAAGGGGGATTTAAATCTCAGCTACAACCAGCCTTTGCAAATCAATATCTAGTTACGTTAAACGCAAGTACAACTATTTGGAAATACTTTTATGGTTATGGAGACGTTGGTTTAGTTAAAAATAATGGCTTTGATGGGCAAGTAGTTTTTGACTCTGGTATACAAGTTAGTCTATTAGATGACTATTTTGAATTATTTTTTCCTATATACTCAAACCTTGGTTGGGAAGTTGCAGATAAGAATTATGATCAAAAAATTAGATTTAAAGTTCAAATAGGAATTAATACACTTATAGGACTTTTCTCTCGCAAGTGGTATTAATTGTCTATCTATTCCATCTGTTTTGATTTAATAAATCCGCAACAATAAGTTGATTTCAATGTTTTTATTAAATTATAATTTGATTTACTGGATTTTTGATACCAAATTGACAAGTGTTTAACAGTAGTTGTGATTGCAATTTGGGTTACTTTTCTTTATTTTTACGCATTGATCATTTACATCTATGTCTACAAAACCAAAAAGCCAAGCAGCACTATCGTACGAAGATTTTAAAGCATCTGTAATCGAAGATTATAGAATTGCAGTAACTAGCCGTGAGTGCAGTCTCTTAGGAAGAAGAGAAGTTCTGACTGGAAAAGCCAAATTTGGAATATTTGGTGATGGAAAAGAACTCCCACAATTAGCTTGGGCTCGTGCTTTTAAAAAAGGTGATTTTAGATCTGGTTATTATAGAGACCAGACCTTTATGATGGCAATAGACCACCTATCCATAGAAGAATTTTTTGCTGGTTTATATGCGCATACAGATATAGCGTTTGACCCGATGAGTGCAGGAAAGCAAATGGGCGGACACTTTGCTACACATAGCTTGGATCCAGATGGTAACTGGAAAAATCTTTTGTCACAAAAAAACTCTAGCTCTGACATTTCACCTACAGCTGGGCAGATGCCAAGACTATTAGGTCTTGCGCAAGCTTCAAAAATATTTAGAGAAGTAGAAACTACAGATAGCAAAAATTTCTCAAATAAGGGGAATGAAGTGGCTTGGGGAACGATAGGAAATGCAAGTACAAGTGAAGGATTATTTTTTGAAACTATAAATGCCGCTGGAGTTCTTCAAGTTCCTATGGTTATTAGTGTTTGGGATGATGAGTATGGTATTTCCGTGCATGCAAAACATCAAACTACTAAGGAGGATATTTCTAAGATTCTCGCTGGGTTCCAAAGAGATGATCAGGATCAAGGTTATGAGATTATAAAAGTTAATGGATGGGATTATCCAGCTCTTGTTGATGCATATGAAAAAGCTGGAAAAATTGCAAGAGAAGAACATGTACCCGTTCTTGTACACGTGGTTGAACTTACTCAACCACAAGGCCACTCTACATCTGGATCTCATGAGCGTTATAAAAATCAAGAGAGGTTACAATGGGAAAGAGAAAACGATTGTAACGTAAAATTTAGAGATTGGCTTATAGAACAAGGACTGGCTACAGATGAAGAATTAAGTGATCTTGAAAAGGAACTTAAGAAAAAAGTAAGGGATGGTAAAAAAGCGGCTTGGGAAGCATTTTTACAACCTATGCGTGAAGAAAAAGGCAGAGTTTTAGATTTACTGAGTTCTATTAGTAATAATAGTCCCAATAGCAGTTTCATCTCACCTCTTTATGATCAACTCCTTGAAAATAAAGAACCTCTTAAGTCAGACATACTAAGTGTAAGTCGCAAAGTCCTTAGATACACTATAGGCGAGCAAAGCACAGAACGAGAACAACTTCTACAATGGGTAAATGAGTATATAACAAAAACGCAGCCTAATTATAGTGCACACCTTTATAATGAAACAACATCTGCAGCTACTTCGATTAAAGAAGTTAAACCAGAGTACACTGAAGAAAATCTAGTAGATGGCCGCGTGATTCTAAGAGACAATTTTGATGTGCTCTTTGATAAAATACCTAACGTATTAATCTTTGGCGAAGATGCTGGAACTATAGGTGATGTTAACCAAGGTCTTGAAGGGATGCAAGAAAAATATGGTGAACTTCGAGTTGCAGATACTGGCATACGTGAAGCAACTATCATAGGACAAGGGATTGGGATGGCTATGAGAGGT from Dokdonia sp. Hel_I_53 carries:
- a CDS encoding thiamine pyrophosphate-dependent enzyme, coding for MSTKPKSQAALSYEDFKASVIEDYRIAVTSRECSLLGRREVLTGKAKFGIFGDGKELPQLAWARAFKKGDFRSGYYRDQTFMMAIDHLSIEEFFAGLYAHTDIAFDPMSAGKQMGGHFATHSLDPDGNWKNLLSQKNSSSDISPTAGQMPRLLGLAQASKIFREVETTDSKNFSNKGNEVAWGTIGNASTSEGLFFETINAAGVLQVPMVISVWDDEYGISVHAKHQTTKEDISKILAGFQRDDQDQGYEIIKVNGWDYPALVDAYEKAGKIAREEHVPVLVHVVELTQPQGHSTSGSHERYKNQERLQWERENDCNVKFRDWLIEQGLATDEELSDLEKELKKKVRDGKKAAWEAFLQPMREEKGRVLDLLSSISNNSPNSSFISPLYDQLLENKEPLKSDILSVSRKVLRYTIGEQSTEREQLLQWVNEYITKTQPNYSAHLYNETTSAATSIKEVKPEYTEENLVDGRVILRDNFDVLFDKIPNVLIFGEDAGTIGDVNQGLEGMQEKYGELRVADTGIREATIIGQGIGMAMRGLRPIAEIQYLDYILYAVQILSDDLASLRYRTHGKQKAPLIVRTRGHRLEGIWHSGSQMGALINLLRGMYILTPRNMMKAAGFYNTLLESDEPAVVVECLNGYRLKENLPSNIGEFKTPIGVVEIIKEGTDITVLSYGSTLRIVMDVAKELMTVGINIEVIDAQSLLPFDLEHKVVESIKKTNRFIVVDEDMPGGASAFLLDQVLNKQNAYQYLDSKPETLTANSHRPAYGTDGDYFSKPSMDDIFEKIYQMMHEVNPVAYPPLR